The sequence TGCTTTTCATGTTCTGTTCCTTCACAGGACTACGAACGCTCCCTCAGGCAGCTGAGTCTGGATGATATTGAACGTCTGGCAGGGCGCATGCTCCACCCAGAAGCAGAGGGCATGGACACGTCATTCATGGACTGAGCAAGGAATGAGCCGGCGCACGGCCAATTCCTAAAGATTAAAACCAGACTTTTGACAGGggtgttcagttttttttaagtggatatttgttttttccccctttcttttaAGGTTTGGaattattaacaattaaaaagcaGTTTTATACATATAAACAGCATCATATTACTGTTTAAATTATCAAGCAGAATTCTGCTGACATCTACTGAGAAACTCTTGTAAATATCATGTAAAGGACAATAAAAGAATTAAATATTGTAAAGTATGTTTATTTGTAGGTTCTCCTCTAGGTTTCCTGTGGTGACTTTGATGCAGTGGTAGTGTATCATCATGCGAACAAATAAAACggcacatttttttctttgtcactttaaagaATTTATGTTTATTGATTTGGCATATCTTAAAAAGTGTGGGGGGCGGGAGAAAATGGAAGTGTGGGGAGGGGAGAGGGTGCAACCACATGACGCTGAATGGATCGCTGTGATTATACCCAAGGCATAATCCACTGATGCATGTTTCACTGTACAGTAATCTACCTCACAGACTGCTAATTTACACCATGCAAATACATACTGCATCGTTTCAACTACACCTCCCCTTTAGTCCAACACTGAGCTCCACCACGCACCAGAAAGCAGTTGCTCGAATGTCACTCTTTTACCTGCTCCACAAGGCTCGTAATTacgtttaaatatatatatatatatatgtatatatagaatTTATTTTATCTGTAAAAAGCCATTCTGGGCTTTGCTTGGGCTGAATTGGGCTCGTGTTTCACTTCCCCCGCAGTATCGTTCACACTTCCCCACCAGTGAAATCTGAAACTAGCAGCCTATCCCCCCACCACCAGTGACATCAattgttgcttttattttttaatttgatttaatttgtatTATGTATGCAGTAATATAAGGTCCTTAAAATGAGtaagcagcaacagcagcacagaataAGCAATATGGAGAAATGGTCACAGCGACCTGGATAGGGAGGGAGAAACAGCAATAATacttaaagaaaatgaaaatatatgtaaaaaaaaaaaataataataataagatgtgCAGAAGTTAAAGCATTACAGCAAACAACGTTACAGTATGGAACGATTAGCAaggattaacaaaaaaataagaagtTAGTACACTTGTCAAGGTGGCAAGGTTAGACGCCAGCTGAGTTTGTTTTACGATGGCTGGAGATAAATCCCATATTTGATGGacaaaacaaagtcagaagcttGATACGTTGCTCTGCCTCGTACGGTTCTTCCATGCTATCCTGTGAGACAGGCTCTTAAGAAAGAAGAGAGGGTGGAAATGGGTGGTTTGCGTATTTCACCCAAAGTCTGATGGGGCTCTTATAGCTGGGTGGGCAGTCCACTGGTAGTGTCCCTTCAAGGTCAGGCCCTCTGGTCGTCTGCAGCTTCCCCGGCTATCGGCACGATGCCTCAACAGCTGCAGCTGTCGCTGGCGGAGGGGGGCTTGTCATCCCTCAGTTTGATCTGGTCTGGGAAATCGTAGGTCTCCACCTCGGACTCCTACAGTGAAGCAGGTTTAACGGTTTAAAGCCCAtttgacataaatgtaaaatatgcctAAAGCAACTTGCAGATAATCTGTACAGAGTTACGAGTAAAGCCCCTTAACTCTCCACTGCTGAGACCAAGGTTGCCTGGAATAATTAAAGAGACATAGTGGAAGCCATATTCTGAAATCTGTAGTTCTCGTCTTCTTAAATTTCTTTTatcattttgctttttaatggccgaagaaaagaaaacaatacaatatTCTCCTCAGCCTAGTACATCCCTAGATAAGCCATCCCTATCTATATTTTATTAACGTCGCCATATTCTATACCGAATTTTTGACTAATGCACTCATTCAGACTGAATTAAATGAGTCTACCTGCCCTTAAATGAGAGATAATTGAGCAACGCATAATAGAAGGTTTTCTCCCACTACAAGAGCCAACCATGCTATTTTACTCGAAACCTGCATGCTGTGGTCAATCGTCACATTCTGCTGATTGAATTTTCTCGGGAGGTGGCCCACAGTCTCCTCTTTAAAGCGCATCAGTACATTTATAAATGGATGAACGGGCCTCGGAAGATCAGGGGGGAGGAAAAACGATACAGAACTCAACCAGCGTAGCAAACAACCGGGGTTAAACAGTCGAGTCCTTACATCCAGTCAATtaagaaataagtgaaaacagcCCGGGGCCACGGTGGCCCCACGTCCTCCATGTCCCGCACAGAGTAGCAGACTTAAAGCACCCAGAgccgaaaagaaaaaaaaagaaaaagagtcgGGACAAAAACTCATTTGTGCGAACATGATCTACCCTCTTCCCCGGTCCTGTGACCACTGGAACTGTTTATCATAACAATCACCGATCATTCTTGGCTGGTCGTTTTACATTAAAGTATTCTCATCTTAACCCAGTAAAACGTATGCTCACGTATTCCTTTTGCCATATTGACCGTATGTGATTTGTTTCGTATGTGCAGTCATATAATCAGATGTACACGTAAATGGACTGGGGGCATTGGGGGTCTAGtagttaaggaatcggccctgtaatcagaaggttgccggttcgaatcccgttccgccaaggtgccactgagcaaaagtccccacacactgctccctgggcgcctgtcatggctgcccactgttcactcagagtgatgggttaaatgcagaggacaaatttcactgtgtgtgaaatttgtcctctagtCGGTCCTCTAGTCGTGTTAAAAGGAACAACGGTGGTTCCCGTACCTGCTTGAGTGCATCTCGGGCGATCGTCTGGAAGGCCTGGTCCACGTTGATGGCCTCTTTGGCACTGGTCTCAAAATAAGGGATGTTATTTTTGCTCTGACACCAGGCCTGGGCCCGTTTGGTTGTCACCTGTTACGTTAAATACATGGAAACTGTGAATATAATATGTACTGTatacatattattaaaaatataaagtttACCCGCAGACCTGTCTATTCTCCAGATCAATCTTGTTCCCAAGCACTACAAAGGGAAAGTTCTCCGGGTCCCGAGGGCTGGCCTGGATCAGGAACTCATCCCGCCAGCTATCCAGCGTCTTGAAGGTGTTCGGCGCGGTCACGTCATACACGAGAACGCAGCAGTCCGCCCCGCGGTAGAACGCCACACCGAGCGACTGAAAGCGCTCCTGTCCGGCCGTGTCCCAAATCTGAGATGCAACGAGGCACAACTGAGACTGTGACGGTTCCCGTGTCGAGAACGTGCCGTGACGCGCCGTGTGACACCACAAACCTGCATCGTGACAAGCCGGTCATCCACCATCACTTCTTTCGTCAAGAAATCAGCTCCGATCGTTGCCTTATACTGATTAC comes from Denticeps clupeoides chromosome 11, fDenClu1.1, whole genome shotgun sequence and encodes:
- the rab7b gene encoding ras-related protein Rab-7b; the protein is MASRKKVLLKVIILGDSGVGKTSLMNQYVNKKFSNQYKATIGADFLTKEVMVDDRLVTMQIWDTAGQERFQSLGVAFYRGADCCVLVYDVTAPNTFKTLDSWRDEFLIQASPRDPENFPFVVLGNKIDLENRQVTTKRAQAWCQSKNNIPYFETSAKEAINVDQAFQTIARDALKQESEVETYDFPDQIKLRDDKPPSASDSCSC